The following are from one region of the Edwardsiella tarda ATCC 15947 = NBRC 105688 genome:
- a CDS encoding TRIC cation channel family protein — protein MLVYWLDILGTAVFAISGVLLAGKLRMDPFGVLVLGVVTAVGGGTIRDMALDNGPAFWVRDPTDLVVAMVTCLLTIVLIRQPRRLPGWVLPVLDAVGLAVFVGIGVNKAFAAGAGPMIAVCMGVITGVGGGIIRDVLAREIPMILRTEIYATACIIGGIVHVTGYVIFAMPLQQAMMLGMIITLGIRLAAIRWHLKLPTFSLD, from the coding sequence ATGCTGGTTTATTGGTTGGATATTTTGGGTACCGCCGTCTTTGCCATCTCCGGCGTCCTGCTGGCGGGGAAGTTGCGTATGGACCCCTTCGGTGTCTTGGTGCTGGGGGTCGTGACCGCCGTGGGGGGCGGTACCATTCGTGACATGGCGCTGGATAATGGCCCCGCGTTTTGGGTTCGTGATCCGACGGATCTGGTGGTGGCGATGGTCACCTGCCTGTTAACCATCGTCTTAATACGCCAGCCCCGCCGCCTACCGGGCTGGGTCCTGCCGGTGCTGGATGCCGTCGGCCTGGCGGTCTTCGTCGGCATCGGTGTCAATAAGGCCTTCGCCGCTGGCGCGGGGCCGATGATTGCCGTCTGTATGGGGGTGATCACCGGCGTCGGTGGCGGCATCATCCGCGATGTACTGGCACGAGAAATCCCGATGATCCTGCGCACCGAAATCTACGCCACCGCCTGTATCATCGGCGGTATCGTTCATGTGACCGGTTACGTGATCTTCGCGATGCCGCTGCAACAAGCGATGATGTTAGGCATGATCATCACCCTGGGGATCCGTCTGGCCGCCATCCGCTGGCACCTGAAACTCCCCACGTTTAGCCTCGACTGA
- the btuF gene encoding vitamin B12 ABC transporter substrate-binding protein BtuF, producing the protein MFALRRLGRRGRRRQGAIALAALLLGASLCAPLQAAALRVISLSPHTTELAYAAGLGDRMVAVSAYSDYPPAAAKLEKVASWNGINLERILALKPDLILAWHGGNPRRAIDQLASFGIPIFYADPQRVEQIADDLDRLAAYSPHPEQAHRAANAFRQRLAELRQRYAQGAPLRVMMQFGSQPLFSTSGQTLQSDLLALCGAQNIFAQSPVPWPQVSREQVIARHPQAIVIGGDAKQAASVADFWRPQLTVPVIAVERDWLNRSGPRILLAAESLCSQLQALSRAHPAT; encoded by the coding sequence ATGTTCGCCCTACGCCGGCTAGGCCGTCGCGGCAGACGCAGACAAGGTGCCATCGCCCTGGCCGCCCTGCTGCTCGGCGCCAGTCTGTGCGCTCCGCTGCAGGCGGCGGCGCTGCGGGTCATCAGCCTCTCGCCGCATACCACCGAGCTGGCCTATGCCGCCGGACTGGGCGATCGCATGGTGGCCGTCAGCGCCTATTCCGATTATCCCCCGGCCGCCGCCAAGTTGGAGAAGGTGGCGTCATGGAACGGGATCAATCTGGAGCGGATCCTGGCATTGAAGCCCGATCTGATCCTAGCCTGGCATGGCGGTAACCCGCGCCGGGCGATCGATCAACTCGCCTCCTTCGGCATTCCGATCTTCTACGCCGATCCGCAGCGGGTCGAGCAGATCGCCGACGATCTCGACCGGCTCGCCGCCTACAGCCCCCACCCGGAGCAGGCGCACCGCGCCGCGAACGCGTTTCGCCAGCGTTTGGCTGAGCTGCGCCAGCGCTATGCGCAAGGGGCGCCATTGCGGGTGATGATGCAGTTTGGCAGCCAACCCCTGTTCTCCACCTCCGGCCAGACGTTACAAAGCGATCTGCTGGCGCTGTGTGGCGCGCAGAATATCTTCGCCCAGAGCCCGGTACCCTGGCCACAGGTGAGTCGTGAACAGGTGATCGCGCGCCATCCCCAGGCGATCGTCATCGGCGGCGACGCCAAGCAGGCAGCCAGCGTCGCCGACTTCTGGCGCCCGCAACTGACGGTGCCGGTGATCGCCGTCGAGCGCGACTGGCTCAATCGCAGCGGGCCACGCATCCTGCTGGCTGCCGAGTCGCTCTGCAGCCAGTTACAGGCCTTATCCCGCGCGCACCCCGCCACTTGA
- the mtnN gene encoding 5'-methylthioadenosine/S-adenosylhomocysteine nucleosidase, with the protein MKVGIIGAMEQEVTLLRERIENCQTLTLAGCEIYTGRLHGVEVALLKSGIGKVAAAMGTTLLLDHCQPDLVINTGSAGGLASTLRVGDIVVSDEVRYHDADVTAFGYQPGQMAGCPAAFSADAALIALAERCIGALQLNAVRGLICSGDAFINGAEPLARIRHTFPQVAAVEMEAAAIGHVCHAFATPFVVVRAISDVADHVSHLSFDEFLKVAAEQSTLMVEAMLRELAQQ; encoded by the coding sequence ATGAAAGTAGGCATCATTGGCGCTATGGAGCAGGAAGTCACCCTGCTGCGCGAACGCATCGAAAACTGCCAGACCCTCACCCTGGCCGGCTGCGAGATCTACACCGGCCGCCTGCACGGTGTCGAGGTGGCGCTGTTGAAGTCCGGCATCGGCAAGGTCGCAGCCGCGATGGGCACGACCCTGTTGCTGGATCACTGCCAGCCTGACCTGGTGATCAACACCGGCTCCGCCGGTGGCCTGGCCAGCACCCTACGCGTCGGCGACATCGTGGTCTCCGATGAAGTCCGTTACCACGACGCCGACGTCACCGCCTTTGGCTACCAACCGGGTCAGATGGCGGGTTGCCCGGCGGCCTTCAGCGCCGATGCGGCACTGATCGCCCTGGCTGAACGCTGCATCGGTGCATTGCAACTGAACGCGGTACGCGGCTTGATCTGTAGCGGCGACGCCTTCATCAACGGCGCCGAGCCGCTGGCCCGCATCCGTCACACCTTCCCACAGGTGGCGGCCGTCGAGATGGAAGCCGCCGCCATCGGCCACGTCTGCCATGCCTTCGCCACCCCCTTCGTGGTCGTTCGCGCCATCTCCGATGTGGCCGATCACGTCTCACACCTCAGCTTCGATGAGTTCCTCAAAGTCGCCGCCGAGCAGTCCACCCTGATGGTGGAAGCGATGCTGCGCGAACTGGCCCAGCAGTAA
- the dgt gene encoding dGTPase, whose protein sequence is MRIDFAAKLSYQRPSRSAGEAPLLHDAYDISRQFESDRGRIINSAAIRRLQQKTQVFPLERNAAVRSRLTHSMEVQQVGRHIAREILHCLAKEGRIDALGLTHYTDAFESCVEMACLMHDMGNPPFGHFGEAAIKSWFGRELGVSADGHNQLDDEACQVPFLRPDGRDAALDRLRAQLRIDLSNFEGNAQSIRLIHTLLKLNLTYGQTACVLKYTRPAYWQGPLPQGFDYLMKKPGYYWAEERFVTQLREQVAMPLYQRFPLTYIMEAADDISYCVADLEDTVEKHLLSVEQLYGYLKDEWGTVNDGDLFSIAVQDAFDRCNKKYGRRGADDLFFMYLRVNVMKLLVPHAAACFLNNLQQIFIGAFNGPLLAAGSEEYRLLNIFKQVALKHVFNHFEVEQLELQGYRVIKGLLDIYSPLLAMPLEDFQRLVRDDRHGDYLIETRLFHKLSVKHRLAYREAVDGLATLGEAALRVQEYYYRARLIQDYISGMTDLYAYDEYRRLMAAE, encoded by the coding sequence ATGCGTATCGATTTCGCCGCCAAACTCAGTTACCAGCGTCCTTCACGTTCGGCGGGCGAGGCGCCGCTCCTGCACGATGCCTATGACATCAGCCGTCAGTTCGAAAGCGATCGTGGGCGTATCATCAATTCGGCGGCCATCCGTCGCCTGCAACAGAAGACCCAGGTATTCCCGTTGGAGCGTAATGCGGCGGTGCGTTCGCGTCTGACGCACTCGATGGAGGTCCAGCAGGTCGGGCGCCACATCGCGCGCGAGATCCTGCATTGCCTGGCCAAAGAGGGGCGTATCGATGCGCTGGGTCTAACGCACTATACCGACGCCTTCGAGAGCTGCGTCGAGATGGCCTGCCTGATGCACGATATGGGCAATCCGCCATTTGGTCACTTCGGCGAGGCGGCGATCAAGTCGTGGTTTGGCCGCGAGTTGGGGGTGAGCGCCGACGGCCATAATCAGCTGGATGACGAGGCCTGCCAAGTGCCCTTCCTGCGTCCTGATGGGCGCGATGCGGCGTTGGATCGCCTACGCGCGCAGTTGCGCATCGATCTGAGCAACTTCGAGGGGAACGCCCAATCCATTCGCCTGATCCATACCCTGCTGAAACTGAATCTGACCTATGGTCAGACGGCTTGTGTGTTGAAGTACACCCGCCCAGCCTACTGGCAGGGGCCGCTACCGCAGGGCTTCGACTACTTGATGAAGAAACCCGGCTACTACTGGGCGGAGGAGCGTTTTGTCACGCAGCTACGCGAGCAGGTGGCGATGCCCTTGTACCAGCGTTTTCCACTGACCTACATCATGGAGGCGGCGGATGATATCTCTTACTGCGTGGCGGATCTCGAGGACACGGTGGAGAAGCATCTGCTGAGCGTCGAGCAGTTGTATGGCTACCTGAAGGATGAGTGGGGGACGGTGAACGACGGCGATCTGTTTAGCATCGCGGTGCAGGACGCCTTCGATCGCTGCAATAAGAAATATGGGCGGCGCGGCGCAGACGATCTCTTTTTTATGTATCTGCGGGTGAATGTCATGAAGCTGTTGGTGCCCCATGCTGCGGCGTGCTTTTTAAATAATTTGCAACAGATTTTTATTGGTGCATTTAATGGTCCGTTACTCGCTGCCGGATCGGAAGAGTACCGCCTGTTGAATATATTTAAGCAGGTGGCGTTGAAGCATGTATTTAATCATTTCGAGGTGGAGCAACTGGAGTTGCAAGGGTATCGGGTGATTAAGGGACTGCTGGATATTTATAGCCCGCTGTTGGCGATGCCGTTAGAGGATTTCCAACGGCTGGTCCGTGATGACCGCCACGGTGACTATCTGATTGAAACGCGGTTGTTTCATAAGCTCTCGGTCAAGCATCGTCTGGCCTACCGTGAGGCGGTGGATGGCCTGGCGACGTTGGGTGAGGCGGCGCTGAGGGTGCAGGAATATTATTACCGCGCCCGCCTGATTCAGGACTATATCAGTGGCATGACCGATTTATATGCCTACGATGAGTATCGCAGGCTGATGGCGGCAGAATAA
- the degP gene encoding serine endoprotease DegP — protein sequence MKKTTLVLSAVALSLGMALSPMSASAAETSSATTAQALPSLAPMLEKVMPSVVSINVEGSATVNNNVPSQFQQFFGEDSPLCQPGSPFGGSPMCQGGGNAPSKERFKALGSGVIIDAAKGYVVTNNHVVANADSIKVQLSDGRRFDAKVIGTDPRTDIALIQLKDAKNLTAIKMADSDKLRVGDYAVAIGNPYGLGETVTSGIVSALGRSGLNVENYENFIQTDAAINRGNSGGALVNLNGDLIGINTAILAPDGGNIGIGFAIPSNMVKNLTGQMVEYGQVKRGELGIMGTELNSELAKAMKIDAQRGAFISQVLPKSAAAKAGLKAGDVIVSLNGKSISSFASFRAEIGTMPVGSKLSLGIIRDGKPMTVEATLEQSSQSQVASDNIFSGIEGAELSNAAGGKGVKVDNVKKGSTAARIGLQKGDVILGVNQQAIANIGELRKILDAKPPVLALNIQRGDNTLYLLMQ from the coding sequence ATGAAAAAAACCACTTTAGTATTGAGTGCCGTCGCATTGAGCCTGGGTATGGCGCTGAGCCCGATGTCTGCCAGCGCGGCAGAGACTTCTTCCGCCACCACCGCTCAGGCGTTGCCGAGCCTGGCGCCAATGCTGGAGAAAGTGATGCCGTCCGTGGTCAGCATCAACGTTGAAGGCAGTGCGACGGTGAATAACAACGTCCCGTCACAGTTCCAACAATTTTTCGGTGAAGACTCCCCGCTGTGTCAACCGGGTTCCCCTTTCGGCGGTTCCCCGATGTGTCAGGGTGGCGGCAATGCACCGTCTAAAGAGCGCTTTAAGGCGCTGGGCTCTGGGGTGATCATCGATGCGGCCAAGGGCTACGTGGTGACCAATAATCACGTTGTCGCGAATGCCGACAGCATTAAGGTGCAACTGAGCGATGGCCGTCGCTTCGATGCCAAGGTGATCGGCACCGATCCGCGTACCGATATCGCGCTGATCCAACTGAAAGACGCTAAAAACCTGACCGCCATCAAGATGGCCGACTCCGACAAGCTGCGCGTCGGCGACTATGCGGTGGCGATCGGTAACCCGTATGGTCTGGGTGAGACGGTAACCTCGGGGATCGTCTCTGCGTTGGGGCGTAGTGGCTTGAATGTCGAGAACTACGAAAACTTTATTCAGACCGATGCGGCAATCAACCGGGGTAACTCCGGTGGCGCGCTGGTGAACCTGAACGGGGATCTGATCGGGATCAACACCGCTATCCTGGCGCCGGATGGCGGTAACATCGGTATCGGCTTCGCTATCCCGAGCAACATGGTGAAAAACCTGACGGGTCAGATGGTCGAGTACGGCCAGGTGAAACGCGGCGAGTTGGGCATCATGGGGACCGAGTTGAACTCCGAGCTGGCCAAGGCGATGAAGATCGATGCCCAGCGTGGTGCCTTCATCAGCCAGGTGCTGCCGAAGTCGGCGGCGGCGAAGGCGGGCCTGAAGGCCGGTGACGTCATCGTCTCGCTGAATGGCAAGAGCATCTCTAGCTTCGCCTCCTTCCGGGCAGAAATTGGCACCATGCCGGTCGGGAGTAAGTTGTCGCTGGGGATCATCCGTGACGGCAAGCCGATGACGGTTGAGGCGACGCTGGAGCAGAGTAGCCAGAGCCAGGTCGCGTCCGATAATATCTTCAGCGGTATCGAAGGGGCCGAGCTGAGCAATGCCGCCGGTGGCAAGGGCGTGAAGGTGGATAATGTGAAGAAAGGTTCCACCGCCGCGCGCATCGGGTTACAGAAAGGGGATGTGATCCTCGGGGTTAACCAGCAGGCGATCGCCAATATCGGCGAGCTGCGTAAGATCCTGGATGCGAAACCGCCGGTTCTGGCGTTGAACATTCAGCGTGGCGACAACACCCTGTATCTGTTGATGCAGTAA
- a CDS encoding ABC transporter ATP-binding protein, whose translation MMIHSLALSLDNLHVSYGEGRHAQAVLNGFDLRLQQGELASLLGASGSGKTTVLRAIAGFERLSQGSIHIAGRCVASPQHHLPPEQRRVGMVFQDYALFPHLNVAQNIAFGLRRQSRQQQQARVHELLTLIELEGIGERYPHALSGGQQQRVALARALAPQPDILLLDEPFSSLDEATRERLGQEVRAILAAAGQTALLVTHSVHEARTMGGPILHIAQGRAIGCAEAA comes from the coding sequence ATGATGATACATAGCCTGGCCCTCAGCCTCGATAATCTACACGTCAGCTATGGCGAAGGACGCCATGCCCAGGCGGTACTGAACGGCTTCGATCTACGCCTACAGCAGGGCGAGCTGGCTAGCCTCCTCGGCGCCTCCGGCAGCGGGAAGACCACCGTGCTGCGGGCCATCGCCGGCTTTGAACGCCTCAGCCAGGGCAGCATCCACATCGCCGGACGCTGTGTCGCCTCGCCACAGCACCATCTACCACCAGAGCAGCGCCGCGTCGGCATGGTCTTCCAAGATTATGCGTTGTTTCCGCACCTGAACGTGGCGCAGAACATCGCCTTCGGCCTGCGACGTCAGTCGCGCCAGCAACAGCAGGCACGGGTACACGAACTGCTGACGCTGATCGAGCTGGAGGGGATCGGCGAGCGTTATCCCCATGCGCTCTCCGGCGGCCAGCAACAGCGCGTCGCCCTGGCGCGCGCCCTGGCTCCGCAACCCGATATCCTGCTGCTGGACGAGCCCTTCTCCAGCCTGGATGAGGCGACACGCGAGCGGCTCGGTCAGGAGGTGCGCGCTATCCTCGCCGCCGCCGGTCAGACCGCATTACTGGTGACCCATAGCGTCCACGAGGCGCGCACGATGGGCGGGCCGATCCTGCACATCGCCCAGGGACGCGCCATCGGCTGTGCCGAGGCGGCGTAA
- a CDS encoding ABC transporter permease: MASISKFLPRRFIPAGGPLRSPLAPGAILVALLAVTPLLSLLWLALDGGVAHWTNLLCYVLPQATFNTLLLLLGVALLAGAIGVGCAWAVSAFQFPGRRLLTWGLLLPLAMPTYIVAFSWLDLLHPIGPLQSALRQLLGYDSPRQFRLPDIRSVGGAIVLFSLVLYPYVYLTMRAMFISQPAHLLEAARTLGENGRTTFWRVVLPLARPALAVGISLALLETLNDLGASEFLGVQTLTVAVYTTWITRSDIAAAAQIACMMLGFIFLLLTLEMYGRRRQRYAGRGLRTLQPQPLHGARAWLLTAVTALPLLLGFVVPLVHLIGQSIKRLESQTLPSGELLSALSNTLILALSVTLLAVAISLALAWYARIRALAPASSPLRRLSLRLASLGYAVPGTILAIGFMPPALYADRWLAGVLEIRGLPLFSCGLLLVLCCTLRFQTITLGALDAGLARIPPSLEQAARSLGANERATFWRVHLPLLRPALIGSALLVFADTMKELPITLLLRPVNVETLATLLYAEAARGSYEDGAIAALLIVLAGTLPMALLVRNQLKQVGE; the protein is encoded by the coding sequence TTGGCTTCGATCAGTAAATTCCTTCCCCGCCGGTTTATACCGGCGGGCGGCCCGCTCCGCTCTCCCTTGGCGCCCGGCGCCATCTTGGTGGCATTGCTGGCCGTCACCCCGTTGCTCTCGCTGTTGTGGTTGGCACTGGACGGCGGCGTGGCCCACTGGACTAATCTGCTGTGCTATGTCCTACCGCAGGCCACGTTCAACACCCTACTGCTGTTGCTCGGCGTCGCGCTGCTGGCCGGCGCCATCGGCGTCGGCTGCGCCTGGGCGGTCAGCGCCTTCCAGTTTCCCGGTCGACGCTTATTAACCTGGGGCCTGCTGCTCCCGCTGGCGATGCCGACCTACATCGTCGCCTTCTCCTGGCTGGATCTGCTGCATCCCATCGGCCCGCTACAGAGCGCATTGCGCCAGCTACTCGGCTACGACAGCCCGCGCCAGTTCCGTCTGCCGGACATCCGATCCGTTGGCGGGGCCATCGTATTGTTCAGCCTGGTGCTCTATCCCTACGTCTACCTGACGATGCGGGCGATGTTCATCAGCCAGCCGGCCCATCTGCTGGAGGCGGCGCGCACCTTGGGCGAGAATGGACGCACGACCTTCTGGCGCGTGGTCCTGCCCCTCGCCCGCCCGGCGTTAGCCGTCGGCATTAGCCTGGCGCTGCTGGAGACCCTGAACGATCTCGGCGCCTCGGAGTTTCTCGGTGTCCAGACGCTGACCGTCGCCGTCTACACCACCTGGATCACCCGTTCTGATATCGCCGCCGCCGCCCAGATCGCCTGCATGATGTTAGGCTTTATCTTCCTGCTGCTCACGCTGGAGATGTATGGCCGCCGCCGCCAGCGCTACGCGGGGCGTGGTCTGCGCACCCTCCAGCCTCAACCGTTGCATGGCGCGCGCGCCTGGCTGCTGACGGCCGTGACTGCCCTGCCGCTGCTGTTGGGCTTCGTCGTCCCGCTGGTGCATCTGATCGGGCAAAGCATAAAACGCCTAGAGAGCCAAACCTTGCCATCGGGCGAACTGTTGTCCGCGTTGAGCAACACCCTGATCCTGGCGCTAAGCGTGACTCTGCTGGCCGTGGCGATCAGTCTGGCGCTCGCCTGGTACGCCCGCATTCGCGCGCTGGCGCCGGCTAGCTCACCGCTGCGCCGTCTGAGCCTGCGCCTGGCCTCGCTGGGGTATGCCGTACCGGGGACGATCCTCGCCATCGGCTTTATGCCGCCGGCGCTGTACGCCGATCGCTGGCTGGCTGGCGTGCTGGAGATACGCGGCCTGCCGCTGTTCTCCTGCGGCCTGCTGCTGGTGCTCTGCTGTACCCTGCGCTTCCAGACCATCACCCTGGGGGCATTAGACGCCGGACTGGCGCGTATCCCGCCCAGTCTGGAGCAGGCCGCCCGCTCCCTCGGTGCCAACGAGCGCGCGACCTTCTGGCGCGTACACCTGCCGCTGCTGCGTCCGGCGCTGATCGGGAGCGCCCTGCTGGTCTTCGCCGACACCATGAAGGAGCTGCCGATCACCCTGCTGCTGCGTCCGGTGAATGTCGAAACCTTGGCGACCCTACTGTACGCCGAGGCGGCGCGCGGCAGTTATGAAGACGGCGCCATCGCCGCGCTGTTGATCGTGTTGGCCGGCACGTTACCCATGGCCTTGTTGGTTCGCAATCAGTTGAAACAGGTGGGAGAATGA
- a CDS encoding extracellular solute-binding protein has product MMRTLSSRINTWLRLGAASLLFGLSALPAGAASESLTLYTTREPGLIKPLLEGWSQQSGVQVNTVYIKDGMLERLKAEGANSPADLLMTVDAGNLLDLVEAGVTQPVNSATLIQAIPANLRGSDNQWFALSMRARVLYIAKDLPSGAIQYEDLAKPEWSKRICMRSGQHPYNTALVAAMIAHQGEAKTEQWLRALKANLARKPTGGDRDVARDILGGICDIGIANSYYVGHLKNAKPGSDARQWGEAINVIKPTFATGGTHVNISGAAVARHAPNRQAAVQLMEYLVSPEAQQRYARANYEYPVRQGVELDPVIAQTIGTITPDPLPLTEIVKQRKQASLLVDKVGFDQ; this is encoded by the coding sequence ATGATGCGCACTCTATCCTCTCGTATAAACACCTGGCTACGACTGGGCGCAGCCAGCCTGCTGTTCGGCCTGAGCGCCCTGCCTGCCGGCGCGGCCAGCGAATCGCTCACGCTGTATACCACCCGCGAGCCAGGGCTGATTAAGCCGCTGCTCGAAGGATGGAGTCAACAGAGTGGAGTCCAGGTCAACACGGTCTATATCAAAGATGGCATGTTGGAGCGTCTGAAGGCCGAAGGGGCTAACTCCCCCGCCGATCTGCTGATGACCGTCGATGCTGGCAACCTGCTGGATCTGGTCGAGGCTGGGGTGACGCAGCCCGTCAACTCCGCGACGCTGATCCAGGCCATTCCGGCCAACCTGCGTGGCAGCGATAACCAGTGGTTCGCGCTGTCGATGCGCGCTCGCGTGCTGTATATCGCCAAGGATCTTCCCAGCGGCGCGATCCAGTATGAGGATCTGGCCAAGCCGGAGTGGAGCAAGCGGATCTGTATGCGTTCCGGTCAGCATCCCTATAACACCGCGCTGGTGGCGGCGATGATCGCCCACCAGGGTGAGGCGAAGACCGAACAGTGGCTGCGCGCGCTCAAGGCCAACCTGGCGCGTAAACCGACCGGCGGCGATCGCGACGTGGCGCGCGATATCCTCGGGGGTATCTGCGACATCGGCATCGCCAACTCCTACTACGTCGGTCACTTGAAGAATGCCAAACCGGGTAGCGACGCACGCCAGTGGGGCGAGGCGATCAACGTGATCAAACCGACCTTCGCCACGGGTGGCACCCACGTTAATATCAGCGGCGCCGCCGTCGCCCGCCATGCCCCCAACCGCCAGGCGGCGGTACAACTGATGGAGTATCTGGTTTCGCCCGAGGCGCAACAGCGCTATGCCCGTGCCAACTATGAGTACCCGGTACGCCAGGGGGTGGAGCTGGATCCGGTCATCGCCCAAACCATCGGTACCATCACGCCCGACCCGTTGCCGTTGACCGAAATCGTTAAACAGCGTAAACAGGCCAGCCTGTTGGTGGATAAAGTTGGCTTCGATCAGTAA
- the emrB gene encoding multidrug efflux MFS transporter permease subunit EmrB gives MQQKPLEGAKLAWMTIALSMATFMQVLDSTIANVAIPTISGNLGASNSQGTWVITSFGVANAISIPITGWLAKRFGEVRLFLWSTGLFALTSWLCGISQSLEMLILFRVLQGLVAGPLIPLSQSLLLGNYPPAKRNMALALWSMTVIVAPICGPILGGYISDNYHWGWIFFINVPLGIGVVLVSMSTLKGRETRIEQKPIDTVGLVLLALGVGCLQVMLDKGKELDWFNSPEIILLTVVAVVALVFLLIWELTDEHPVVDLSLFKIRNFTIGVLCISLAYMLYFGAIVLLPQLLQEVYGYTATWAGLASAPVGFIPVLLSPIIGRFGARLDMRRLVTFSFIMYAICFYWRAYSFEPGMDFGASAWPQFVQGFAVACFFMPLTTISLSGLPPDRIAAASSLSNFCRTLAGSIGVSITTTLWTRREALHHTHLAESITPYNPVAQQAYGEMEKLGLSSHQASALIAQDITAQGLIISANEIFWASAGVFLVLLVLIWFAKPPFSSAGDSGGAH, from the coding sequence GTGCAACAAAAACCGCTTGAAGGAGCCAAGCTTGCCTGGATGACCATCGCCCTATCGATGGCGACCTTCATGCAGGTGCTGGATTCCACCATTGCCAACGTGGCCATCCCGACCATCTCGGGTAACTTGGGGGCCTCCAACTCCCAGGGGACCTGGGTGATCACCTCGTTCGGGGTGGCGAACGCCATCTCGATCCCCATCACCGGCTGGCTGGCGAAGCGTTTCGGCGAGGTCCGGCTATTCCTGTGGTCGACCGGCCTGTTCGCCCTCACCTCTTGGCTGTGCGGGATCTCGCAGAGCCTGGAGATGCTGATCCTGTTCCGTGTGCTGCAAGGCCTGGTGGCCGGTCCGTTGATCCCGCTATCTCAGAGTCTGCTGCTTGGCAACTATCCTCCCGCCAAGCGCAACATGGCCTTGGCCCTCTGGTCGATGACGGTGATCGTCGCCCCGATCTGTGGGCCCATACTCGGCGGCTACATCAGCGACAACTACCACTGGGGCTGGATCTTCTTTATCAACGTACCGCTCGGCATCGGGGTGGTGCTGGTGAGTATGTCGACCCTGAAGGGACGCGAGACCCGCATCGAACAGAAGCCGATCGATACCGTCGGCCTGGTGCTGTTGGCGTTGGGCGTCGGTTGCCTACAGGTGATGCTGGACAAAGGGAAAGAGCTGGACTGGTTCAACTCGCCGGAAATCATCCTGTTGACGGTGGTGGCGGTGGTCGCGCTGGTCTTCCTGCTCATCTGGGAGCTGACGGACGAGCATCCGGTGGTGGATCTGTCGCTATTCAAGATCCGCAACTTTACCATCGGCGTGCTGTGCATCAGCCTGGCCTATATGCTCTACTTCGGCGCGATCGTACTGCTGCCGCAGCTGCTCCAGGAGGTGTATGGCTACACCGCCACCTGGGCCGGGTTGGCCTCGGCGCCGGTCGGCTTCATTCCGGTCTTGCTGTCGCCGATCATCGGCCGCTTCGGCGCGCGTCTCGACATGCGCCGCCTGGTTACCTTTAGCTTTATCATGTATGCCATCTGCTTCTACTGGCGCGCCTACAGCTTCGAACCGGGCATGGACTTCGGTGCCTCGGCCTGGCCGCAGTTTGTGCAGGGCTTCGCCGTGGCCTGTTTCTTTATGCCGCTGACCACCATTAGCCTGTCGGGTCTGCCGCCGGATCGCATCGCCGCCGCCTCCAGCCTGAGCAACTTCTGCCGCACCCTCGCCGGTTCGATCGGGGTCTCGATCACCACCACGCTGTGGACGCGGCGCGAGGCGCTACACCACACGCACCTGGCCGAATCGATTACGCCCTACAACCCCGTCGCCCAGCAGGCCTATGGCGAGATGGAGAAACTGGGGTTGAGCAGTCACCAGGCCTCCGCCCTGATCGCCCAGGACATCACCGCCCAGGGCCTGATCATCTCGGCCAACGAGATCTTCTGGGCCTCGGCTGGCGTCTTCCTGGTGCTGTTGGTGCTGATTTGGTTCGCTAAGCCTCCCTTCTCCAGTGCCGGTGACAGCGGCGGCGCCCACTAA